The sequence GGTGACGCGCTCTCCTCCttactcctcttcctctttttcgTCCTCCCCTGATGGCGTTCGTCTCTCTGCGGGTACTGTCGCTCGGTGTTGGTGTGAGGTCTCTGTTTGGGCTGAATGGGCTGCCATTCGCCTCTCTgctgctccctcctcctcctcctctcctgctctctctctctgtcttctctctttctctgcttctctttctctcttccctcctcctcttcctctgaacTCTGGATCCAAGGCCGTCTCAGTAGCTGCTCCTCCGCCAGTCTCctgtcttctttcctctgctGTTTCTGCCTGTGTTTGTCCTCTTttcgctctcgctgtctctcctctgtctgcctTAGGCCAACTTCCTGCTCCTTGGATGGGAGCTTCTTCTTCGTGGGTTTACTGTGAGAGACCTGGGTCAGACCTGGGACCTGCCGAGACTTTGCTTTCGGTTTCCTGCTCGGGCTGGATCTGCCGCTGAGCCTGGCAGCAGTGGCCGCGGCAGCCTTAGATGTTGACTGGGAATGAGAACTGGGACCAGATTTGCTGCTGGTTTCTCGTGTAAAGGCTGCAGCAGGTAAGTTTTTAGTTCTTGTGGGGCTGGTTTTTGAACTTGGCTGAAGTTTGGGCCTGAGGTTCGGGTCGGAGCTGTGGTTGGATCTGCTATCCTGAGTCTGGTCAAATTTGGAGGCGTGTTTGGCTTTGACAGCTGCAGCGAGGTGAAGTTTAGGACTTCGATGAGAATTCGGCTTTGGCTTGGCTTTGTGATTTTGACTCTGGTGAGGATTTAAAGGTGTTACGGCCTGGTGTTTGACCTTTGAACTTCCTTGGCTTTGGTCTTGGTCTGGCGTGGGTTTAGATTTAGGCCTGTGTTGAGGAGCTGGCAGGGGACAGTGGCTATTTCTCGGCTTGCTCTTAGCATCAGTGATGGGCACAGGTGGATTCCATGGCCTAACTTTAGTCCGAGGGGGGCTGGTAGTTAAACTGGGCTGTGTCTGACTCTGTTTCCACAGACTTTGAACCTGAGAGTAGTGATGAGGGCTGGAAGGAGGAAGGCTGGGACTGGGGCTTTTCGGGGGATGTCCGTCTATGGGGCTAGGGCTCCGGCTGACTCCTTGGCTCCCATGTGGGCTGGGACAAACACTTAGAACTGGACTGGGGATGGGACTATGCTTTGGACAAGGACTAGGACTCAGACAGGTGCTGGGGAATGGGCTCGGGCAGAAGCTGTAATCTGGACTAGCTAGAGGACTGCTCTTGTGGCTGTAATTGAACTGCGGGCTGGGAATGGGACTTTGGCTTGGGCTGTATACTTGGTTGTTGTCCCAGGACCTTGCTGGAGATGGTGCTCTGTTGCTTTGTGGAGACGGCACACGTCCTGGAATGCTCTGAGTGTGCTCTCTGGGTTCCTGCTCACTGCTGGCAGATTTTTTCCGGGTCTTTTTAAGCCATTTATCCAGCTGCCACTGGGTGGGTGAGTGGTGATCTGTCTGGAAAGGCGTAAAGAAAGAGAGGCATGAATGATGAATGACAGATGTATGTAAAACACAGCATATGATTAAATATAAATTACTACAGCCTAACAAATTATCCTCACCCAGCAAAGAAATCAAGGAGGGTTGTTGTCATAGTGCGGGAAGCAAAGTTGAATTAGAGCCAGCAATATACGACACACCACAAATAACTCCTGACCTCTGTGCAGTATTGGCACATTCCACTACAACCATCTATAAATCACTAGTGTTATAAGAAACACACGTAAGAACCACTTTCTTGACAAACTGTACATTTTATAAGCTTGTCAAATGACACATCTAGTTTCTGACTACAGTCTACACAGCCGTGTTTTTGATAGGTAACCTGAAAACATTACAGTTTGCAGTAAAACTTGATTCAATACTCACTATGCCGCCTCACTCTTGGTCAAGTATCCACATCTGTGCTGACAGTGATTCAGAAATCCTCCCAATTACTGCAAATGAGTCATTCACCATTTGCTTGACCACTTGCTTATTAACCAAGAGCATAAAAAGAACACTGGAGAGGTTTTTTACTCAAATAATACTCACTGCtagagagcaaactctctccgtccctctctttttctctctcctggcTAACCAGAGCTAAATTAAACCTCTTCTCCTCAAGTCAAACAGTGACCCCCCCGCCTCCTCacatccctctccctctttccagaGAAGACACTACATCTCTTGTACACTCACTTTTCCCCCCCTTCccacccctccccttttctctcgctctctttctccctccctcctcctcctccatacctGGAACTCTGAAGCTGCTGCCTCCAAAAGGCCAACCCCCACCCCTTCTTCCAGAAGACACTCAAACACTCCACGTAGATGAAAAACACATGGCACAccccccacaacccccccccaaaaaaaatccatagGGGCCCGATATAGTGAATGTTCAGTAATACGGCCAGCTGTGTCACACAGGGCCCTCCATTCATAAAACAGAGGTCCCAACCCCACCATCCCACTCTCTCAGCAGTAACCCATATGTCCAAAAACTAGGCCATACCGTTACACTTCGCGCGTGTCTGGACGAGAGTACCGAGCCAATTAAGGCTGGCAGCGTCTCATTCAAAATGAGTTTACATATGGAGCAGCTCTCGATCGGCcgggtgctgttgttgttttgaaAGCGGGTGAGGCTAATTGCTGATGAATTGTGAGCAGGCGCCATGACTTCCACCTCCCGTGGGCTTTCGTCTTTAATACTCGGCTTGTTGACATGACACCCAGCCTCTAATTCCTGAAGCAACTAACCCCCTCCCCACCTCCACCTCACCCCATTCCTTCTGTGCTCCCCTCCAAAATGTACGCATTCCTGACTGCTATGTTCCTCCCCCACTTGCTTTTAACTGTCTCTGTGTCACACCCTACAGATAGAGTTAATCCAAAAacacaacagagagacagacaaagagacatagGCCCTGTTTAcatctggcattaacatgcgtcttgggtgatccgaccacaagtggacagctctaagtacattGGTTCACACCTGGAATTGGACTGTGTCTCCACATGCGTAtcgagtgaccacttgtgatcagatctcaCTTCCCCGAAAATAAACATGTACATCGTTTCTGTTTACAAAGACCAAATGCGTTGTTGTTTTTAACCGGCGGGAGGCAGCAATATACTTCCCGTATAGTCTGCTGGaaattaaaagaagaagaaaagggggtcatccaggtagcgcagcggtctattccattgcctaccaacatggagattgtcggttcgaatcttggtcgggtgtccctacagagacaattggccgtgtctgggggtgggaggccggatgtgagtatgtgtcctggtcattgcactagcacttcctctggtcggtcggggcgcctgttcaggagggagggtgaactggagggaatagcgtgatcctcccacacgctacgtccccctggcaaaactcctcactgtcaggtgaaaagaaggggctggcgactccacatgtatcaggggaggcatgtggtagtctgcagccctccccggattggcagagggggtggagcagcgaccgggatggctcagaagagtggggtaattggccaagtacaactggggagaaaaatgggggaaaaaattccccccaaaaaagaagaaaaagacaaagaAGAAGTGCACATCCCGGGACTTGTCTGCCGGAAATTAAAAGAGGAAGACGTTTGCAAAGACCTTAGCatgcagggaaaaaaaagaaaagaaaaaagaagcagaGTGGGTCTATTGCTTAGCATGTTCCAGGCAAACCAAATTGTCCAAGATGTTTGACGCACTTGTAATATCGCTGAGCTTTTCGAAATTTACACACTCATTCACGTTGGCTCACAATGCGAATGAGTACGTACTACACAGAGGATGTCAGTTTAGTAGGTAGGCCTTCAATGTGGCCCAGGACACATTTGCATACACACTGCTAAGAGAATGTGAACATAGGTGGCCTAGACCACTCAGACCATATGTGGTCTGAGTGATCAGCTCTCAATGCGTCCTCAATGGGTCTTGGGTGCTAATTACTTGTACTTAGAGCTGcacacttgtgatcggatcacccaagacgcatgttaatgccaggtgtaaacagagcCATAGACAGGctagaccagagagagagagaaaaagatagaaagacagaaagggcagagagagagagagagagtgagagagagtgagagagaggataaAGTGAATGAAAAAAAGAGACatacaggacagagagagagagacacacagacaggacaGCCATTCAGAACAAGGTTCAGaaagacagagacggacagacagacagagaagagagagagagagagagagagagagagagagagagagagagagagagagagagagggagtgtggacAGCAACATAGACAGGACAAAGAATCAGCGAGAacgagacaggagagacagacacaataAAGAGAATGAAGCAGAGAGACATACAGCAGGacagagggagatgagagagagagagatgacggaGACATAGAAAGGACAAACAgagacacaggagggagacagacagacagagagacagggcagTGATGAACACACAAATGTAGCTGAGATGTAGTGATGGTACCTCCTtggtgcacaggggctgtgtgttgGAAGGTGACCCAGGTTCAGAGTGAGTTTCCGGGTTTGGGCTCCGGGAACGCTGGCAACTGCTGTCTGACTCACCAGAGAAGTCCGATGCTGAAGAGTCCGAGCTGGAATGTCTCACTCGCCcgccatgtgtgtgtatgcgctgtGCCAACAGACTGTCaattacacacacataaacagagagGGGTCAGCCTGCGTACATAGCCATgtggtgcatgcacgcacacacacggaacAATATTCCAATAATTCTAACAAACACAGACGCACATGGGGCTGGGCGATACTGACGAAATCGATttcacaatatttttgactgaTATCTTAATTTGGATAATATGATGATACTTTGGGGATGACTGTTGTTGCTTTCATACGTTTAAACGCCAAAAAAAGttgataatgatgataagtcaCATGAATATGATGGCCAAGCAGGCagagacattcattgttcatcacactcagctaaaacagtccAATATGTTCAGAAAATTCTCACCTTACTGTAAAGCAgcctataattatatatatatatatatatatatatatatatatatatatatacacatacacacacacacacacacacacacacacacacacacacacacatatatatatattgtttttttccgaaaccgtcaatggtgttataagtgctcaactaatgaggagcggaatatcaacacagatgcaggaaaattAAAACTTTTTTATTTTAACTGCATTAAAACttctttcctgcatctgtattgatatagatatagatagatagacagatagatagatagatagatagatagatagatagatagatagatagatagatagatagatagatagatagatagatagatagatagatagatagatagatagatagacagatagatatatagatatatatagatatatataaagatagatgtaggaaaaaaaacttcaatacattgcagtacaagtcaatgtggttaaacaacaaagaaaaaatacacagccaataaatactatgCTGCCCCAcgtcacgcccctagttacggtgcacagcaaccaatgggaggatagaaaacatttgaaaaataacatgAGCAACTTTACAACCAATGACGCGGGGCAGCGTAgtatttattgactgtgttttttctttgttgtttaaccacattggcaggtgatgagtgtgtgatgcacgaaacaggcttgtactgcaatgtattgaagttttttcctacatctatcttgatattccgctcctcatttgttgagcgcttttatcaacaccactgatggtttccggaaaaaatagctatatatatatatatatatatatatatatatatatatatatgtacacacacacacacacacacacacacacacagtggcttaAGCAAATGTTCAGCTCCTCTGATTTTTGCACACTTTTGTTGCAGAATTAATTTTAAATAGAGACAGCtgccatttttgcccatcaatctacactcgacccataatgacaaagggattttttttgtgcaaatttattaaaaatcaaaaactgaaatctcttATTGACATAAGTATTTAGACCCTTTGCTGTGGTACTACAAACTGTGGTCAGGTGAATCCTGTTTGCTTTGATTATAATCAAAGCAAacaggattcacctgacctgaccAGGATTCACCTGACATGTGTCTAGAACTTGACTGGGGTCCAAATGTGGCAAACTGAATGGACTGGACAtagtttagaaaggcacacacttGTGTATGTATATAAAGTCCCACAAACCACACCGCGTGTCAGgccaaaaaccaagccatgaagtccaaggaaatCTCTGTAGACCTCCATGATAAAATTGTGGCGAGGCATAGATCAGGGCAAGGGTATAAAACCATTTCTAAAAGTTTGTGTGCTCCTAGGACAACACTGGCCTCAATATtgtgaaatggaagaagtttggaaccaCCAGGACTAGAGTTGGCCGTCTGGGCAAGAAGGGCCTTGgttagggaggtgaccaagaactcaATGGTCACTCTAGTAGAGTGAAGGAAGTCCTCtgtagagatgggagaacctgctGGAAGGACGACCATCTCAAGATCACTCCGTCGATCGGGCCTTTATGGTCGGAGTGGCTCGACGGAGATCAAGTCTTGAGTGAAAGGcatatgacagcccgcttggagtttgccaaacaGCATTTAAAGGACTCGCAGCACGAGgaaaaagattctctggtctgatgagacaaaaCTGAACTCTTTGGGCAGAACTCAAAGCAGTATGTCTTGCGAACACCTGGCACTGCTCATCACCTCCCTACGGTGAAGCATGGGTGGTGGCAGTGTCATGCTATGGGGGTGCTTCTCAGCGACAGGGAGACTGGTCAGAATTGAAGGAAAAATGAACGTAGCCAAATACAGACaggtccttgaagaaaacctgctccagagtgcaagCGACCTCAGACTCGGGGGCATCCGGATGGCATGGCGTCCGGATGGCATggtcgtctattccgttgcatatcaACAAAGGGATCAggggttcaaatccccgtcttacctccggcttggtcgggcgtccccaaagacacaattggccatgtctgcaggtgggaagctggatgtgggtatgtgtcctggtcactgcactagtgcctcctctggtcggtcagggtgcctgtttgggggggaaggggaactttgggggaatagtgtgatcctcccacgtgtgaccccctggcgaaactcctcactgtcaggtgaaaagaggtggctggcgactccacatgtatcggcggaggcatgtggtagtctgcagccctccctgcatcgactggggatgactcggaagagtgaagtaattggccaagtacaactggggagaaaaaaaggggggaaaccccaaaataaataaataaataatgaccccgaagcatacagccaagacaatggTGGAGTGGCCTCAGGACTCtgactgtccttgagtggcccagccaatgCCCAGACTTAGTCCGCATAGAACATCCATGGACAGACATGAAGATGGAAGTTTACAGACGCACTCCATCCAATCTGACGGCTCTTGCGAGGATCTGTTGGGAAGAACGGGATAAACTGCCCAAATccaggctgtaattgctgccaaaggaGCTTCTACTGAATCAAGGCTCTGAATACTTTATATAAATGAGATTTAAGTTTTTGAtttctaataaatttgcaaaaaattctaaacatgttttcactttttCATCATGGGTTATTGAGTGTAAACTGGTGGGCAAAAATGGCAATTCTATCCATTTAAAATTAATATTAAATCATTTACAAAACATTAACATTAACAAAACACATTTAAAATTTTGATAATTGAAATTAACATATCCATTCATttgaaataaatacatttatcCAATTAAATTTAATACATTGATTTAATTAATTAAATAACTCTACAACAcaaagtgtgcaaaaagtgaaggggtctgaatactttctgaagccactatatacagatgggtgacaaatgaaaggaaaaacctgaatgcttaacCCCTACAGTgcaggggtccgggggctctgttatgctgtggggggcattttcctgacatggtttgggtccacttgtccccttagagggaagggtcactgcaaaccaATACAATTATACTGAGCAAtcacatttctatcctgatgggagtggtctcttccaggatcacaataccccccatccacagggcacgaggggggtcactgaatggtttgaggaGTATGAAAATCAtgcaaatcatatgctatggccttcacagtcaccagatcttaacccaactgaacacctatgggagattttggattgACATGttaagacagcgctctccaccaccaccatcatgcagcgcccggggaccaactccagttctttttgccacacctcagtcaggggcacagacacgagtattaaccctgacacacATACCTTTGATGGGTATGTGGGAAATGAGgggatatcttttggaagaatggtgttcatccttccagtagagttcagagactacgCCAAGgcgcactgaagctgttctggaggctcgtggtggcccaacaccttactaagacacttaacGTCGGTTTTTCCTTGAACTTATCACCCGTCTGTATATAGCCCAGCTCAAGATGcacacatgtagacacacacagcTCCACATATACAAGCATGATGGAACCATAGCCACAATATGATTGCATGCACACATGTGATCCAGTACCTGTGCCCGTCCCAGCAGGCTGATGGATGAGTGGTCTTCAGGGAGACAAAACAAAAGACAGAGACTTATTACCCACAGCAGTGGCATGCAGAGCGGCTCCCTGTCCTCTTTctgtctcctctgctctctgacGTCTTGTCATCCTCTGGGCTATAAGCTTTTCAGAGAGGCAATTTTCAACGGCGTGCCAGTAGTGCTTAACCATACGTGCATGTTTGCATGCAAACTGTTGAACTCAGCTCTACTCAgccaggaaaaacaaaaaaggcaTCTCTCAGCGGGAATCTGCAAACACTCCAGCCCTGCctctcccctctttttttttctctgagtATCTTTccattttttctctcccccccccccccctcctcttgtcTGCCTGCTCCCTGAAGCATGCACAGTGGCCGAATACACAAGGGTATGAGAAACAAAGATAAAAGATGGAGGGGCAGACAGACGCGGTCAGATGAAGTCAGAGCTACCAAAAATGATGACTGTCGTGGAAATAGCTTAGGAGAAGCACTGTGGAAAGGGAATGGACAGCTTcctgtctgcagtggaggattgtgAGGTTCCCTGTCGGTCCACCTACCCTGTGAGTGTCCTCTTCATCGCTGCTCACCTTCAGGTCATCAGCCAGCATACtgaaacacaaacagacaaacaagcaaacaaacattaACAACATCAAACCACGGGACCTTTACACATCTTACTGATTACTGTGGTTCAGCCAGAACTTGTCTATCTGGACACTGGAATACAACAACACCGACTACCTTTATCAAAAATGCATTACGCACACACTACATATCCATTTTTGAAAGAAACTGGCTAAAGTTATGTCatcaatatttaaaaaatatatacactttagcctcaaaggcaactaattcgcaatactttttttttggatccccccccccccttttctccccagttgtatccggccaattaccccactcttcctggctgtcccggtcgctgctccaccccctctgctgatccggggagggccgcagactaccacatgcctcctccgatacatgtggagtcgccagccgcttcttttcacctgacagtgaggagtttcaccaggaggacttagcacgtgggaggatcacgctatccccccccccagtccccccaccccgaacaggtgccccgaccgaccagaggaggcgctagtgcagcgatcaggacacatacccacatctggcttctcacccgcagacacggctgattgtctgtagggacgcccgaccaagctggaggtaacacggggtttcgaactgctgatccccgttACGCTACGCTACGACCACTACGCTACTCGGCTGCCCAATTTGCAATACTTTTTAAAAGACTTATAAGTTAAATGTGCTCAACATTCATATTGGCAATCACTGAGGGAGGAGTAGTTCAATTTTCTTTCAAATGCTGGACGTTCCTTTATGGACTGAATCTTTTCATTTGTTGCATTGATAATTATGTTGATTTTTCTTACCGTTACATTCAGCTCAAAGTATTTAAAGCTGAAAGAGTGCAACAAGGGTTTTACAATTTATGTACGTGCATAAGTCACTTTCTGAAAAAAAGCTTTGTTCGAGCATTTCAATACTTCGTAACGATCCAAATATTCCCCTCTCCTAAATGTCATCATTTGTAAAGGACTCTGGGCAAACAAGGTTCCCCTGTAAATGTTAAATATATAATTTATAGTGGTAATAAATTCACAGTGCTAAATGTAACATAATGAGTGTCGTTATACAGCAAAGGTTGACTGAGTAAATTTGAGAACTGCAGTTGGTGTACACCACGGCACATGTGCAGCTGGTTAAAAAGAGGATATAACGGTTAACCAAAGGGGGGCGGCAACGGTGGCCCCTGTTGATAGTGCTCTATAATGTCTGCTGCTGACCTTTGACCTGGCCCTGGCCATATATATGATGTCAGCTTAACCACTCAAGCTGACAGCTGACCAGAATGACCCGATCCTCCTTTTTTACCTCCTTCTGTCTGACTGCCCTCTCGTTAATTAGGGCCTTTCGACATGACGAAGGATAACCACGGTGTGTCACCAACTTCAATATAAAATAACATGAGTGGATCAGCTGTGCGTGCGATGTTGAGTTTGTGGCCTCCGTTTGTGCGACACTGCCCTAGCTTAAGTTTAATGGCCTGCCTTGGGTAATGTTTCCACGTGTCTCACTTACGACTTGTGAGGCGCCACGTGAGGGTGGCGGGTCATTCTCAGCGGCAAATCTCCCCGAGCTGAGAAAGAGACATAGACAGGATAGCAGAGAGagtggacagagacacagaaaggacaaacagagacacaggagagagcgagagagacggagacagagacagagaggccagAAAGATTGAGGGGGGGAAAGGCAGAAAGAGGTCAAGAAACAGAGTAAGGTTACATACAAGATCCAAACACCGAGTccaaaaacagaaacaagtcaATTATTGCACACAACAAACTATAGTCAGTCTGGGAGTACATACTTTGCTTTTGCTGAGAAGTGTGTTGCTTTGCATCCTTGGGGAAGAAATAAAAAGAGCAACAAATAAAGAGTAAATTACTTCATTTGATTAGGTCAGTCGTCAAAgttccacaacacacacaacacaaccacacaccTTAGGATTGtagaggaaacgctgggcctggTCACCCCCGAGGGCTTGCTGGGAAGGCCAGGACTGAGTCATGTCCTGTACAGCAGAGGAGGTCAAAGTTCATGTGTGAGAAGTCACTGATTTGGAtggatgaagacacacacacaaaataagcaCCAGCATTAGAAGTCATAGGTAtatgtgtacacacaaacacacatgcatctaCTCTCATATTGCCACGCACACAGTACAGACAGATGAGCTCGAGTTGACAGCTGGCTCTAATTACTGACACCAGGACTGCCCACGAGGGGGAGCGAGTCAGGCTGGAAGTGTGTGCTGACCTGAGAGGCTCTGCTGTAGGTTGAGAGGCCCATATTACATGCTCTGCAGGTGGGTGCTTCAGCATATGTACGGTCTTACATGATCTCATACAACAGTTCTGTTTCAGGTAACTTCCTGGCCAGACCCTGTTTGCATCACGCATTTTGAGTTTCGCAGACATTTTAAGTTCTTAATCATCTGTTTTCTGCTGCGATATGGAGCGGGacattactaaaaaaaaaaaaaaaggtcacgtGCTCCCTTAACTTTTTCTGGATGAGTAAAATTGGAGAA comes from Lampris incognitus isolate fLamInc1 chromosome 11, fLamInc1.hap2, whole genome shotgun sequence and encodes:
- the aff3 gene encoding AF4/FMR2 family member 3 codes for the protein MPTVLGGNRKLSVVRLLPRCPSSQVTGSLQNSCAKDSLGDMTQSWPSQQALGGDQAQRFLYNPKDAKQHTSQQKQTRGDLPLRMTRHPHVAPHKSMLADDLKVSSDEEDTHRTTHPSACWDGHSLLAQRIHTHGGRVRHSSSDSSASDFSGESDSSCQRSRSPNPETHSEPGSPSNTQPLCTKETDHHSPTQWQLDKWLKKTRKKSASSEQEPREHTQSIPGRVPSPQSNRAPSPARSWDNNQVYSPSQSPIPSPQFNYSHKSSPLASPDYSFCPSPFPSTCLSPSPCPKHSPIPSPVLSVCPSPHGSQGVSRSPSPIDGHPPKSPSPSLPPSSPHHYSQVQSLWKQSQTQPSLTTSPPRTKVRPWNPPVPITDAKSKPRNSHCPLPAPQHRPKSKPTPDQDQSQGSSKVKHQAVTPLNPHQSQNHKAKPKPNSHRSPKLHLAAAVKAKHASKFDQTQDSRSNHSSDPNLRPKLQPSSKTSPTRTKNLPAAAFTRETSSKSGPSSHSQSTSKAAAATAARLSGRSSPSRKPKAKSRQVPGLTQVSHSKPTKKKLPSKEQEVGLRQTEERQRERKEDKHRQKQQRKEDRRLAEEQLLRRPWIQSSEEEEEGREKEKQRKREDREREQERRRRREQQRGEWQPIQPKQRPHTNTERQYPQRDERHQGRTKKRKRSKEESASPAELASLPSYSPTPVIHSSSSSSGPESESDYQVNISKVAADSTSQKRSINKSRPLGPGRPKDNRPEAVYPRGSTAGHSGDGQKSETRQKLYTLVPFGRSDQATASSQRGLRNLVVQIDLCLLKRVPDTTTATADKHPSSSLSSSPSKAPQREAMRHLCRSESVERDGKRKRKPENGVSSRESKRGHVNDHSGQMESSAHKPLSQVDTEAIHSGYLKEYLDSTRPLSPLSPLSPLLDVPEPSKSSFKKQHSEQHHSHPHKDRDSAVKPKMEVECVEESRQPRLVSESWGPSLTQPAGHKGTVPNPETPHHAEYYMHEAKRMKHRADAMVDKLGKAVNYVDAALSFMECGKAMEDGPLEAKSPYTMYSETVELIRYAMRLKSHSGPGARQEDKQLAVLCFRCLALLYWQMFRLKKDHALKYSKALLDYFKSSPKVPTAAPIWNDSGKGKEVPPSSLSPNPKPLSQRSHGGSAASLISIPQRIHQMAANHLNITNSVLYSYEYWEVADNLAKENKEFFNYLNTLSGPLTLHSSIAHTVQYTRQALQWIRISAKLN